Below is a window of Hydrogenovibrio crunogenus DNA.
ATTGACCTGAGTGCTTATAGCGGTAAGCAGTAAGAAAAAGCTGGTGAGTAAAGTTTTATGGGACATGGCGTTTTTTCTGCTTTTAATTAAGTTTATCGTTAATGATGTTTATTTGTCTTCTGTTTTTTGAGGTTGGTAAACCGTTTTTACGTCAGATAGAAAACGGTATTTTCCTGAAGTCATATTGGCTTTAAAGCCAATGCCGCTAATCATTAAACCGGGCTCAATTATTTCTGTGTACACTTTGCTCGTTAATGTTTCTGACAAAGTATTATAAGAAATCTGTTCAGATTTTAATGTTTTATTTTCGGAAGGGGATTGTTTTTCAACCATGTGGATAACGACATCGCCATTGAAGTGAACGATTTGGTCATTTACAGACTGTCCTTGCAAGCTCTTGATTGTAAACGCACTGGTCTCTTTGTCTTGGATGATGTAAGGGTTTTTAAAACGGCTTTGTTTTG
It encodes the following:
- the lptC gene encoding LPS export ABC transporter periplasmic protein LptC, giving the protein MSKKLSVILLFVAALVVLTIAFKQSINRDASSVQSKPLSLTHSWQIFESTSWQIPKLTPNTKQTIIYSDEVFYQNKTKQSRFKNPYIIQDKETSAFTIKSLQGQSVNDQIVHFNGDVVIHMVEKQSPSENKTLKSEQISYNTLSETLTSKVYTEIIEPGLMISGIGFKANMTSGKYRFLSDVKTVYQPQKTEDK